DNA from Streptomyces rishiriensis:
GCCGGGGGATGTCCCGCTCGGCCGCGATCCCGCCCAGCCGCCTGGCAAGGCTCGCCGACGGGCCGACCGAGGCGAGCGCGTTGAGCGGGGCGGCCAGCCGCAGCCGGCTCGCCCATCGCAGCCACACCGGCAGCCGCCCCATGCTGTAGTGGGCGGCCGGACGCCGACGGCCCTCGTAGTGGTGATGCAGGAACTCCGCCTTGTAAGTGGCCATGTCCACCTCGACGGGGCAGTCGGAGCGGCAGCCCTTGCAGGACAGGCACAGATCGAGGGCGTCCCGGACCTCCGTGGAGCGCCAGCCGTCGGTCACCAGCTCACCGGCCAGCATCTCGTGCAGCAGACGGGCCCGCCCGCGCGTGGAGTGCTCCTCCCGGCCCGTGACCCGGAACGACGGACACATCACCCCCGAGCCGGAGCCGGAGCCCGAGCCCGGCACCGACGCCGGCGCGGTCGTCGTACGGCACTTCGCGACGCCGACGCACCGGCGCACCGCCGCCGAGAAGTCACCGCCGTCGGACGGATAGCCGAAGGCCACGTCGACCGGCTCGCGCGGGAGCACGGCGAAGCGCAGGTTGCCGTCGAGGGGCGCGGGGCGCACCAGCATCCCCGGGTTGAGGAGGTCGTCCGGGTCCCAGACCGCCTTGGCCCGCTCGAACAGCGTGACCATCTCCGTCCCGTACATCTTCGGCAGCAGCTCGGCGCGGGCCTGTCCGTCGCCGTGTTCGCCGGAGAGCGAGCCGCCGTGGGACACGACGAGCTCGGCCAGTTCCTCGGAGAACCGGCGGAAGCGGGCGATCCCCGGCCCCGTCAGCAGGTCGAAGTCGATACGGACGTGGATGCAGCCGTCCCCGAAGTGCCCGTACGGCGTGCCGCGCAGCCCGTGGTCGGTGAGCAGCGCCCGGAAGTCCCGCAGATAGGCGCCGAGCCGGGCCGGCGGCACCGCGCAGTCCTCCCAGCCGGGCCAGGCCTCCGTGCCGTCCGGCATGCGGGTCGCCGTCCCGCTCGCGTCCTCGCGGATCCGCCACAGCGCCCGCTGCCCGGCGGCGTCCCGGACGATCCGCGCGTCCAGGACGTCCGCCGCGCGGACGACGGCCTGCGCACGCGCGCGTGCCTCGCTCTCCGATCCGCCGCCCGTCTCCACGAACAGCCAGGCCCCGCCCCGCGGCAGTCCGCCCGCCGCGCCCGGCGGCACCAGGTCGGCCGCCATCCCCTCCACCGTCAGCGGTCCGAACGGCAGCAGCCCGGCCGCGGCCTCGGCGGCGGCGCCCTCGTCGGCGTAGCCGAGCACCGCGAGCGCACGCGCGCGTGGAGCCTCGACGAGCCGTACGACGGCCTCCGTGAGCACGCCGAGCGTGCCTTCGCTGCCGCAGAAGGACCGGGCGACGTCGGCGCCGTTCTCCGGCAGCAGCGCGTCCAGCGCGTACCCCGAGATACGGCGGGGCAGCTCGGGAAAGCCGGTCCGCAGCCGGGCCAGTTCCCCGTCCACCAGTGCCCGCAGGCCGTCCGGCGCCCCCGCCCAGCCCCGCCCGAGCCGCAGCCGCCGCCCGCGCGCGGTGACGACCTCCAGCTCGCGCACGCCGTCCGCCGTCGTCCCCCACGCCACCGAATGGGAGCCGCACGAGTTGTTGCCGATCATCCCGCCGAGCGTGCAGCGACTGTGGGTGGAGGGGTCGGGGCCGAAGCGCAGCCCGTGCGGGGCGGCGGCCTCCTGGAGCCGGTCGAGGACCAGCCCCGGCTGCACGACGGCCGTCCGCGTCGCCGGATCCAGGTCGACCAACCGGTTCAGGTGGCGCGTGAAGTCCAGCACCACGCCGGTGCCGGTGGCCTGCCCGGCGATGGACGTACCCCCGCCGCGTGCGACGACCGGCACACCGTGCGACCGGCACACCGCGAGCACCGCCGCGACGTCGTCGGCATCCCGGGGCGCCACGACCCCGAGCGGAACGCGCCGGTAATTGGACGCGTCCATGGTGGTGAGCGCCCGGGAGGTCACGTCGAACGCGACCTCGCCCCCTACGACCTTGCGCAGATCGGCTTCGAGATCTGTCATGGGTCCACCCAACCAGCCCGTCCGGCGTTCGAGGAGGAGGCCGTCCGGGCCGAAGGGAGGCCCGGGACTCAGCCCCCGGCATCACAGAAGAAACCCGTCTCACCCGACGGACCAGGTTTCACCCAGGTTTCCCCTACCGGCTAACCTCGCTTTCGTGGCTGAGATCCGGATTCCTGCTGACATCAAGCCCGCCGACGGTCGATTCGGCGCGGGCCCCTCCAAGGTGCGGGTGGAGGCGCTGGACGCCCTGGCCGCCACCGGTACGTCCCTCCTCGGCACCTCTCACCGTCAGGCCCCGGTCAAGAACCTGGTCGGCCAGGTACGCGAGGGCATCTCCGAGCTGTTCTCCCTCCCCGAGGGCTACGAGGTCGTCCTCGGCAACGGCGGCTCCACCGCGTTCTGGGACATCGCGACCCACGGTCTGATCGAGAACAAGTCGCAGCACCTCACGTTCGGCGAGTTCTCGTCCAAGTTCGCCAAGGCCGCCAAGCTGGCTCCCTGGCTCGCGGAGCCGACGGTCGTCTCCGCCGACCCGGGCACGCACCCGGAGCCCGCGGCCGAGGCGGGCGTCGACGTCTACGCCTTCACCCACAACGAGACCTCCACCGGCGTCGCCGCCCCGATCAGGCGCGTGCCGGGCGCCGACGAGGGCTCCCTCGTCCTGGTGGACGCCACCTCCGGCGCCGGTGGCCTCCCGGTCGACATCGCCGAGACGGACGTCTACTACTTCGCCCCGCAGAAGTCCTTCGCCTCCGACGGCGGCCTCTGGATCGGCGTCTTCTCCCCGGCCTCCATCGAGCGCGCCGAGCGGATCCACGCGTCCGGCCGGCACATCCCCGAGTTCTTCAGCCTGCCGACGGCGATCGACAACTCCCGCAAGAACCAGACGTACAACACCCCGGCCCTCTCCACCCTCTTCCTGCTGAACCAGCAGCTGGAGTGGATCAACGGCCAGGGCGGCCTGGACTGGTCGGTGCGCCGCACCGCCACCTCCGCGCGCACGCTGTACGGCTGGGCCGAGGACGTCAAGTACGCCAACCCGTTCGTCGCCGACCCGGCCAAGCGCTCGCAGGTCATCGGCACGATCGACTTCTCCGACGACGTGGACGCGGCCGCGGTCGCCAAGGTGCTGCGCGCCAACGGCATCGTCGACACGGAGCCGTACCGCAAGCTCGGCCGCAACCAGCTGCGCGTCGCGATGTTCCCGGCGGTCGACCCGGCCGACGTCGAGGCGCTCACGAAGAGCATCGACTACGTGATCGACAAGCTGTAGTCGTCCGCCGTACGCCGGACTCCGTACGACGGGGACCCGTACAGCCAGACCGTTACGGCGAGACCCGTACAGCGAGACCCGTACGACGACGAAGGGCGCCCGGTGCACACCGGGCGCCCTTCCTCATCCGGCCGCACAGCTCAGCCCGCCGTGCAGGTCACGCCGCCGTGCGGTCAGGCCGCCGTGCAGCTCACGCTGGGCGCACCCCCGCCCCCGGGTGTCCCGCCGAACCCGAAGCTCGCCGAACCACCCGCCGCGACCGCCCCGTTGTGCGCGGCGTTCACCGCGGTCACGCTCGCCCCGCTCTGGGTGTACGAGGCGTTCCACATGCTCGTCACCTGCTGGGCGCCGCTCCAGGTCCAGGTCACCTTCCACGAACCGATCGCCGTGGTCCCGGTGTTGGTGACCTTCACCTCGGCGTTGAAGCCACCGCCCCAGTCGCTGCTGACGGTGTACGTGGCGGCGCAGGCGGCCGTACCGCCCCCTCCGCCACCGCCTCCGCCTCCGCTGCCGGTCCCCGGGAAGCCCGGCGCCTTGACGCTCGCCAGGTACCCGTCCTTCACGGTGTCGACGGTCTGCCAGTCGTCCTTGAGGATGCCGCCCGTGTCACCGGAGTTGGGGTTCCAGGACCAGAAGGTCCAGTGGAAGGAGTCGGCGCCGTACGTCGACGTCGGCCGAAGGTAACTCACCAGGGCGGCAAG
Protein-coding regions in this window:
- a CDS encoding FAD-binding and (Fe-S)-binding domain-containing protein; the encoded protein is MTDLEADLRKVVGGEVAFDVTSRALTTMDASNYRRVPLGVVAPRDADDVAAVLAVCRSHGVPVVARGGGTSIAGQATGTGVVLDFTRHLNRLVDLDPATRTAVVQPGLVLDRLQEAAAPHGLRFGPDPSTHSRCTLGGMIGNNSCGSHSVAWGTTADGVRELEVVTARGRRLRLGRGWAGAPDGLRALVDGELARLRTGFPELPRRISGYALDALLPENGADVARSFCGSEGTLGVLTEAVVRLVEAPRARALAVLGYADEGAAAEAAAGLLPFGPLTVEGMAADLVPPGAAGGLPRGGAWLFVETGGGSESEARARAQAVVRAADVLDARIVRDAAGQRALWRIREDASGTATRMPDGTEAWPGWEDCAVPPARLGAYLRDFRALLTDHGLRGTPYGHFGDGCIHVRIDFDLLTGPGIARFRRFSEELAELVVSHGGSLSGEHGDGQARAELLPKMYGTEMVTLFERAKAVWDPDDLLNPGMLVRPAPLDGNLRFAVLPREPVDVAFGYPSDGGDFSAAVRRCVGVAKCRTTTAPASVPGSGSGSGSGVMCPSFRVTGREEHSTRGRARLLHEMLAGELVTDGWRSTEVRDALDLCLSCKGCRSDCPVEVDMATYKAEFLHHHYEGRRRPAAHYSMGRLPVWLRWASRLRLAAPLNALASVGPSASLARRLGGIAAERDIPRLARETFSGWWRRREPAPEPGRAGDLVVLWPDTFTEHLSLSVGRAAVRVLEAAGLRVALPPTLRMRGRPVGDGRSRSGAALLTARRGRVCCGLTYVSTGQLDHARVVLRRTLDLMEPVLETAAPVVVLEPSCAAALRTDLPELLHDDPRAALLAARVLTFAEALERHAPHWTPPRLDRPAVGQTHCHQHAVLGDAAERRLREAAGLTGELSGGCCGLAGNFGFEKGHFEVSADCAEEQLLPAVRDAPEGAVVLADGFSCRTQLDQLAGIRGQHLAEVLAEGLEDERPGGQADRSPGGQAGGQAGGQAHRRKGAGGREGAD
- the serC gene encoding phosphoserine transaminase, whose amino-acid sequence is MAEIRIPADIKPADGRFGAGPSKVRVEALDALAATGTSLLGTSHRQAPVKNLVGQVREGISELFSLPEGYEVVLGNGGSTAFWDIATHGLIENKSQHLTFGEFSSKFAKAAKLAPWLAEPTVVSADPGTHPEPAAEAGVDVYAFTHNETSTGVAAPIRRVPGADEGSLVLVDATSGAGGLPVDIAETDVYYFAPQKSFASDGGLWIGVFSPASIERAERIHASGRHIPEFFSLPTAIDNSRKNQTYNTPALSTLFLLNQQLEWINGQGGLDWSVRRTATSARTLYGWAEDVKYANPFVADPAKRSQVIGTIDFSDDVDAAAVAKVLRANGIVDTEPYRKLGRNQLRVAMFPAVDPADVEALTKSIDYVIDKL